From the Nostoc sp. PCC 7107 genome, the window ATAATCCCTAGGATAAAGCAAAATCAAGCTATCTAAGCGTTCCCACAATGGCAGATAATTGCTGAGTTGATTATTCATCTCCCGCGCAAATGCTTTGTCTGCGTCGGTAATAATCGGTGGCGGTGCTAAATCAAAAGCTGTTGGCTCAATTGGTCGCACACCCACAAACCAACCTTCAAATAAGACAATATCTATATCTGTAACAATTTCTGGAGTGGTGCGATCGCCTGCACCTGCATAAAGAGATTTATCAAACCGGGGAACAGTTACAGCCTTTTCTCCTTGGCGAATTTGCTCTAACACATTTAAGCCCAAATCTATATCATGGGTTCCTGGTGGCCCCCGCCAAATTAAGCGGGGGTCTTGCTGTAATAAAATTAAGCGATCGTCGTAGGTTTTATATAAGTCATCTAATGACCAACTCAGAGTGCGGTATCCCAACTGCTGAAGAATCAAGGATAAAACTTGGCACATTGTAGTTTTACCTGTACCTTGTACTCCTAAAATTCCTTGAATTAGAGGACGGTTAAGACTTTGGTGGTGTGCGGCTAATTTCATTCCCAGGGGTAGCCACAAGTCCCACAACACCTCTAACATTTCTTCAAAGTTAGCACGCAAACTAGTTTGACAAAATTGCTGAAAAGTTGGCAAAACAGATTTGAGTAATTGCGATCGCCTTTGGATCGTTTCATCAACATTTGTTGGTGTAATATCAAAAGCCTTTGCTTTTACCGGATCAGCCAATGTCGCCACTCGTACTTGCTGCCAAGTTAACTCGGTGAAATCTTCTGCCATCATCTCTTTGAGCCAAGGATACATCAATAATTTGCCTCAACACCACCATTTAGCAATTTTTCTAGGAGCCTAACTTAAAGGCTTCTACAAACAGACTATAAGTAAATCCCACTTTCAATGTATTCAGACATTCCAACCACAGCGGTCTTTTAGCAAACAAGTTACGACTATAAAATATCCTGTTGATCAACTCAGTTAATAATACTAAAAACGCAGCTACAAAAATGTCTAACTCGGCTTTTTGTCCTGCTATTGTTGAAATAGCTGTGCCTAGAAAAAAACCAAACAAAAAACTAATAATTAAGATTGACAGTCGCCGCCAAGGATTGCGAAATAATTGTCCTAAGCTACTAGCAATAGCATCTAATAAATTGTTGATTCTAGTGTTTTGCATCAATTAAATATACTTTGTTATTCAAATTAATTTGGTCAAAAGACTATATTTGAATATTATGATAAATTCCGTGATTTTTAAAATCAGGTATTAGCTATTTTGCATATTTTTGCTGGAGCGATGATTTATCAAGTAGATAGGCTTTTAGATAAAAAAGCTTAATCAACCCCGCGATTTAAATGTAAAAATTGAATGTATAACAGTTTACCTTATACCAACCTAGGAAAACTACTATTAAATTAAATGTATATTTTGTTCGAGTGCCTCATGAGCAGAGAATTTTGGTGTGAGGAATCATCAATTGTTAATAAATGTAAATATTTTATCGCTCATATCTCTCAGGGTTGAGCTATAACTATCTTGTTGTTCAGATTACGCTAAGGCGAGAAATTTTTAGATGTAATTATACGGTTGAATGTTTATTTTTATGTAATATTATTTGCTTAACCTTGTTACCCTACTGTAAAACCCAATGGAACAATAACCGGTAGAACGCTTCTTTAAGTAAAATTAAGGTAACTAATCATGCAAAGAGTGATTTTAGAAAAATGATAAGTATGATACCTCGTATAGCTTAATTTTACGAGAGTCTATTGTAGACAAGTCAGTAAATTTCTGTCATCCTGACGGCAGAGAATAGGCTAATATTTGGCCAAGACTAAACAAAAAATTATTTCTAACCAATATCAAAATGAAATCTCAGGTGTATCGTAAGGCTGCTGTTACAGCTTGTTGCTTGGGGCTGCTTGGATTGCTGGTGGGATGTTTAGATTTAAGTGTGTCATTTGAGACTACTAATCCTGATACCTCTGACACAGCATCTACTAATATGCCTCAGTCAAAAGGTAATTCTGAATTACCTGTTTTAGATGCTACCGCTACTTCGACAAATGTTTCCAGTACGATAACAATACCCGTTAACCAAGTAGAACAAAGCACTAGCAAAGTTCAGTCTATCTT encodes:
- a CDS encoding DUF565 domain-containing protein, which encodes MQNTRINNLLDAIASSLGQLFRNPWRRLSILIISFLFGFFLGTAISTIAGQKAELDIFVAAFLVLLTELINRIFYSRNLFAKRPLWLECLNTLKVGFTYSLFVEAFKLGS
- a CDS encoding glycerate kinase; the encoded protein is MYPWLKEMMAEDFTELTWQQVRVATLADPVKAKAFDITPTNVDETIQRRSQLLKSVLPTFQQFCQTSLRANFEEMLEVLWDLWLPLGMKLAAHHQSLNRPLIQGILGVQGTGKTTMCQVLSLILQQLGYRTLSWSLDDLYKTYDDRLILLQQDPRLIWRGPPGTHDIDLGLNVLEQIRQGEKAVTVPRFDKSLYAGAGDRTTPEIVTDIDIVLFEGWFVGVRPIEPTAFDLAPPPIITDADKAFAREMNNQLSNYLPLWERLDSLILLYPRDYRSSLEWRKQAEQQMVAAGKSGMSNSDIEDFVKYFWRSLHPELFLKPILRSPSVADLVIEICPDRTFGAIYSL